Proteins encoded in a region of the Pseudomonas viciae genome:
- a CDS encoding MFS transporter: MRQIWKPFRALYFASLMMLIGSGLLSTYLALRLAADHVDSLWVGALMAANYFGLVLGGKIGHRLIARVGHIRAYSACAGIVGAAVLGHGLVDWLPAWIVLRTIVGLGMMCQYMVIESWLNEQAEAKQRGVVFSGYMIASYLGLVLGQLILVMHPALGLELLMLVALCFALCLVPVALTRRIHPAALHPAPMEPRFFIKRVPQSLSTVLGSGLIVGSFYGLAPLYASQQGLSTEQVGLFMGSCIFAGLLVQWPLGWLSDRYDRALLIRCFALVLVVCALPLAILPKVPLEVLFVAGFFCSLVQFCLYPLAVAFSNDHVEGDRRVSLTAMLLVTYGVGASIGPLVAGVLMKMFGSQMLYAFFAFFALVLVWRIRPKAVTNLHQVDDAPLHHVAMPDSMSSSPLVACLDPRVDEQVVQEQMQAPANPDVESEPAAEPVAETEAAPDEPETPSFTQARP, from the coding sequence ATGCGCCAAATCTGGAAACCTTTTCGAGCACTGTATTTCGCCTCGCTGATGATGTTGATCGGCTCGGGCTTGTTGAGTACTTACCTAGCCCTGCGTCTGGCCGCCGACCATGTCGACAGCCTGTGGGTCGGTGCGCTGATGGCCGCCAACTACTTTGGCCTGGTGCTGGGTGGCAAGATCGGCCACCGGCTGATCGCTCGCGTCGGGCATATCCGCGCCTATTCGGCCTGCGCCGGGATCGTCGGGGCGGCGGTGCTGGGCCATGGACTGGTGGACTGGTTGCCGGCCTGGATCGTGCTGCGGACGATTGTCGGCCTGGGCATGATGTGCCAGTACATGGTCATTGAGAGCTGGCTCAACGAACAGGCGGAGGCCAAGCAGCGTGGCGTGGTGTTCAGTGGCTACATGATCGCCTCGTACCTGGGGCTGGTACTGGGTCAACTGATCCTGGTCATGCACCCGGCCCTTGGGCTGGAGCTGCTGATGCTGGTGGCGCTGTGTTTCGCCCTGTGCCTGGTGCCGGTGGCGCTGACCCGGCGGATTCACCCGGCGGCGCTGCATCCGGCGCCGATGGAGCCGCGATTCTTCATCAAGCGCGTGCCGCAGTCGTTGAGCACGGTGTTGGGCTCCGGGCTGATCGTCGGCTCGTTCTATGGCCTGGCACCGCTGTACGCCTCTCAGCAGGGCCTGTCGACCGAGCAGGTCGGTCTGTTCATGGGTAGCTGCATCTTCGCCGGACTGTTGGTGCAGTGGCCGCTGGGCTGGCTGTCCGACCGCTATGATCGGGCGTTGCTGATTCGGTGTTTTGCGCTGGTCCTGGTGGTGTGCGCGTTACCGCTGGCGATCCTGCCGAAAGTACCGCTGGAGGTGCTGTTCGTCGCGGGATTCTTCTGTTCGCTGGTGCAGTTCTGCCTGTATCCGCTGGCGGTGGCGTTTTCCAACGACCATGTCGAAGGGGATCGTCGGGTGTCGCTCACGGCAATGCTGTTGGTGACCTACGGCGTCGGTGCCAGTATCGGGCCGCTGGTGGCCGGGGTGCTGATGAAGATGTTTGGCAGTCAGATGCTATATGCGTTCTTCGCGTTCTTCGCGTTGGTGCTGGTGTGGCGGATCCGGCCGAAAGCGGTGACCAACCTGCATCAGGTCGATGACGCACCGCTGCATCACGTGGCAATGCCCGACAGCATGTCGAGTTCACCCCTGGTGGCGTGCCTCGATCCGCGAGTGGATGAGCAGGTGGTGCAGGAGCAGATGCAGGCGCCGGCCAATCCGGACGTTGAGTCAGAACCGGCTGCAGAGCCGGTCGCTGAAACCGAAGCGGCGCCTGACGAGCCAGAGACCCCCAGTTTTACTCAAGCCAGGCCTTGA
- a CDS encoding glutamine synthetase family protein produces the protein MTAEGFLEGRRLQMARGVLLQCIMGGYPPSRFYGSDDGDLALVADPKQIHRLPWSQQPRALAICDADELTGESSRLSTRGQLKAVIARYAALGLAPVVATELEFFVFAPNPDPTQPFQPPVGLDGRREEGHSAFSISSNNGLRPFFSEVYACMAALGLPRDTFMHEMGVSQFEINLLHGDPLLLADQTFLFKHLLKEVALKHGLTVVCMAKPLAHTPGSSMHIHQSVVELGSGRNVFSDATGEPTAAFRHFIGGQQAGMADFTALFAPNVNSYQRLCHPFASPNNACWSHDNRSAGLRIPASSPVARRVENRLPGADANPYLAIAASLAAGLYGIENHLEPSAAIQGEFEVPDNLSLPCTLHAALERLKRSYLAKELFGAEFIEGYVASKSMELTSFFDEITPWERRVLAAQA, from the coding sequence ATGACCGCCGAGGGTTTCCTCGAAGGTCGACGGTTGCAGATGGCGCGGGGCGTGCTGCTGCAATGCATCATGGGTGGTTATCCGCCGTCGCGCTTTTATGGCAGCGACGACGGCGATCTGGCGCTGGTGGCCGATCCGAAACAGATCCATCGCCTGCCCTGGAGCCAACAGCCCCGTGCCTTGGCGATTTGCGACGCCGATGAGTTGACCGGCGAAAGCTCCCGGCTTTCCACGCGCGGGCAGCTCAAGGCCGTCATCGCTCGCTATGCGGCCCTGGGCCTGGCGCCAGTCGTGGCCACCGAGCTGGAATTCTTTGTCTTCGCACCCAACCCGGACCCGACCCAGCCGTTCCAGCCGCCGGTGGGCCTGGATGGCCGTCGAGAAGAAGGTCATTCGGCATTCAGTATCAGCTCCAACAATGGCCTGCGACCGTTCTTCAGTGAAGTCTATGCATGCATGGCGGCGCTGGGCTTGCCTCGCGACACCTTCATGCATGAAATGGGCGTGAGCCAGTTCGAGATCAATCTGCTCCACGGCGACCCTTTGTTGCTGGCCGACCAGACGTTCCTGTTCAAGCACCTGCTCAAGGAAGTGGCGCTCAAGCACGGCCTGACTGTGGTTTGCATGGCCAAGCCCCTGGCCCATACACCAGGCAGTTCGATGCATATCCACCAGAGCGTCGTCGAGCTGGGCAGCGGTCGCAATGTGTTCAGTGATGCGACGGGTGAGCCGACGGCAGCTTTCCGGCACTTCATCGGCGGACAACAGGCCGGCATGGCCGATTTCACTGCGTTGTTCGCGCCGAACGTGAACTCCTACCAGCGCCTGTGCCACCCATTTGCATCGCCGAACAATGCCTGTTGGTCCCATGACAATCGTTCGGCCGGGTTGCGTATCCCTGCCAGTTCGCCGGTGGCTCGTCGGGTCGAGAATCGCTTGCCGGGAGCGGATGCCAACCCTTACCTGGCGATTGCCGCCAGCCTGGCAGCCGGGCTCTATGGCATTGAAAATCACCTGGAGCCGAGCGCCGCGATCCAGGGCGAGTTCGAAGTGCCGGATAATCTGTCGCTGCCATGTACCTTGCATGCCGCCCTGGAGCGTCTGAAGCGTAGCTATCTGGCGAAGGAACTGTTCGGTGCGGAGTTCATCGAAGGCTACGTCGCTTCGAAGTCCATGGAACTGACCAGCTTCTTTGATGAAATCACTCCCTGGGAGCGGCGTGTTCTAGCGGCCCAGGCATAA